From a region of the Xanthomonas rydalmerensis genome:
- a CDS encoding AAA family ATPase: MSDSRRKIVIVSGAPGAGKTTLAVPLAKRLGFPLFCKDVIKETLTDALGDSGGDLAASRRIGGAAMELLWSLARHAPQAVLEANFRPRSAYERDKLVSLDAVIVEVHCDCGPDETARRFRERAAASTHHAAHPLKALPPDMLAEYAGPVGLGAVVAVDTRMPVDVERLVAEVSRRLSE; the protein is encoded by the coding sequence ATGTCCGACAGTCGCCGCAAGATCGTGATCGTGTCCGGTGCGCCTGGCGCAGGGAAAACCACCTTGGCGGTCCCGCTCGCCAAACGGCTCGGATTTCCGCTGTTCTGCAAGGATGTCATCAAGGAAACCCTGACCGACGCCCTCGGCGACAGCGGCGGCGATCTCGCCGCATCGCGCCGGATCGGCGGCGCGGCGATGGAACTGCTCTGGTCGCTGGCGCGCCATGCGCCGCAGGCGGTGCTGGAAGCCAATTTCCGGCCGCGCAGCGCGTACGAACGCGACAAACTGGTCAGCCTGGACGCCGTCATCGTCGAAGTGCACTGCGACTGCGGCCCCGACGAAACCGCCCGACGTTTTCGGGAGCGCGCCGCGGCCAGCACGCATCACGCAGCGCATCCGTTGAAAGCACTGCCGCCGGACATGCTCGCCGAGTACGCCGGACCGGTCGGACTAGGAGCCGTGGTCGCGGTGGATACGCGCATGCCGGTGGACGTGGAGCGCCTCGTCGCCGAGGTGTCGAGACGCTTGTCCGAGTGA
- a CDS encoding S9 family peptidase: MRRLALSAVALLSLSCLPPLAAAQDAPAPLTIEQAMADPDWIGPPVEDAWWAWDGHQVQYQLKRTGSPVRDTYRQGVDGGAAQRVEDAQRSTLDAANPVYDARRQRMLFVRNGDVFLRDLRSGALTQLTRSNQAAARPQFTTDGGALWRVGNDWYRWSPGGGVQQAAVLKAERDPNAAPKPDVLRDQQLRTLETLARDRAQRELLRQQEQAWRRADSSRAPAPVYLGDDVVVDDSALSPDGRHLLVVTHAKGAEEGRDSKMPRYVTESGYAEFQEARTLVGRNSPVAQTLWLVDAVAGSARKLDLSVLPGIGTDPLAALRKAAKQEPLQGPRAVRVETDGDGSGASMHWSEDGRNVAVLLRAVDNKDRWIASVDLDKAVLQPRHRLTDPAWINWNFNDFGWMPDNQTLWLLSEQSGYSHLYTQRGNEKPRQRTSGKWEVSAPVVSADGQGFLFLCNRKWPGDYEVCKLDLRNDSVAELTSLDGVEDFALSPDGQQLLVHYSGPYLPPQLAVLPAAGGNARVLTDTRSAAFKARQWVQPQFVQMPSKHGAGTVWGKYYGPAQPEPGKRYPVVMFVHGAGYLQNVSARYTPYFREQMFHNLLVQKGYIVLDLDYRASAGYGRDWRTAIYRDMGHPELEDYLDGLDWLVDSKQGDRGRAGIYGGSYGGFMTYMALFRSPGTFKAGAALRPVADWSQYNHEYTSNILNTPDLDPEAYRTSSAIEYANGLRDHLLIAHGMVDDNVFFKDSVDMTQKLIELHKDNWEIAPYPLEKHGFTRADSWLDEYKRILKLFERELR; the protein is encoded by the coding sequence ATGCGTCGTCTCGCCCTGAGCGCTGTTGCGTTGCTGTCCCTGTCCTGCCTGCCGCCGCTGGCCGCGGCCCAGGATGCCCCCGCCCCGCTGACCATCGAGCAGGCCATGGCCGATCCGGACTGGATCGGGCCGCCGGTCGAGGACGCCTGGTGGGCCTGGGACGGGCACCAGGTGCAGTACCAGCTCAAGCGCACCGGCAGCCCGGTGCGCGACACCTACCGCCAGGGCGTCGACGGCGGCGCCGCGCAGCGGGTCGAGGACGCGCAGCGCAGCACCCTGGACGCGGCCAATCCGGTCTACGACGCACGCCGCCAGCGCATGCTGTTCGTGCGCAACGGCGACGTGTTCCTGCGCGACCTGCGCAGCGGCGCGCTGACCCAGCTGACCCGCAGCAACCAGGCCGCGGCGCGGCCGCAGTTCACCACCGATGGCGGTGCGCTGTGGCGGGTCGGCAACGACTGGTACCGCTGGAGCCCCGGCGGCGGCGTGCAGCAGGCCGCGGTGCTCAAGGCCGAGCGCGATCCCAACGCTGCACCCAAGCCCGACGTGCTGCGCGACCAGCAGCTGCGCACCCTGGAGACCCTGGCCCGCGATCGCGCGCAGCGCGAACTGCTGCGCCAGCAGGAGCAGGCCTGGCGCCGCGCCGACAGCAGCCGCGCGCCGGCGCCGGTGTACCTGGGCGACGACGTGGTGGTCGACGACAGCGCGCTGTCGCCGGACGGCCGCCACCTGCTGGTGGTCACCCACGCCAAAGGCGCCGAGGAGGGCCGCGACAGCAAGATGCCGCGCTACGTGACCGAATCCGGCTACGCCGAGTTCCAGGAAGCGCGCACCCTGGTCGGGCGTAATTCGCCGGTGGCGCAGACCCTGTGGCTGGTCGATGCGGTGGCCGGCAGCGCGCGTAAGCTCGACCTGTCGGTGCTGCCCGGCATCGGCACCGATCCGCTGGCGGCGCTGCGCAAGGCGGCCAAGCAGGAGCCGCTGCAGGGCCCGCGCGCGGTGCGCGTGGAAACCGACGGCGACGGCAGCGGCGCCTCCATGCACTGGAGCGAGGACGGCCGCAACGTCGCCGTGCTGCTGCGCGCGGTGGACAACAAGGACCGCTGGATCGCCAGCGTCGACCTGGACAAGGCGGTGCTGCAGCCGCGCCACCGCCTCACCGATCCGGCCTGGATCAACTGGAACTTCAACGATTTCGGCTGGATGCCGGACAACCAGACGCTGTGGCTGCTGTCCGAGCAGTCCGGCTATTCACACCTGTACACCCAGCGCGGCAACGAGAAGCCGCGCCAGCGCACCTCCGGCAAGTGGGAAGTGTCCGCGCCGGTGGTCAGCGCCGACGGCCAGGGCTTCCTGTTTCTGTGCAACCGCAAGTGGCCGGGCGACTACGAGGTGTGCAAGCTCGACCTGCGCAACGACAGCGTCGCCGAGCTGACGTCGCTGGACGGCGTGGAAGACTTCGCGCTGTCGCCGGACGGCCAGCAGTTGCTGGTGCACTACTCCGGCCCCTACCTGCCGCCGCAACTGGCGGTGCTGCCGGCCGCCGGCGGCAACGCGCGCGTGCTCACCGACACCCGCAGCGCGGCGTTCAAGGCACGCCAGTGGGTGCAGCCGCAGTTCGTGCAGATGCCGTCCAAGCACGGCGCCGGCACCGTCTGGGGCAAGTACTATGGTCCGGCGCAACCGGAGCCGGGCAAGCGCTATCCGGTGGTGATGTTCGTGCACGGCGCCGGCTACCTGCAGAACGTGTCGGCGCGCTACACCCCGTACTTCCGCGAGCAGATGTTCCACAACCTGCTGGTGCAGAAGGGCTACATCGTGCTGGACCTGGACTACCGCGCCAGCGCCGGCTACGGCCGCGACTGGCGCACCGCGATCTACCGCGACATGGGCCATCCGGAGCTGGAGGACTACCTGGACGGCCTGGACTGGCTGGTCGACAGCAAGCAGGGCGACCGCGGCCGCGCCGGCATCTACGGCGGCTCCTACGGCGGCTTCATGACCTACATGGCGCTGTTCCGCAGCCCCGGCACGTTCAAGGCCGGCGCCGCGCTGCGCCCGGTGGCCGACTGGAGCCAGTACAACCACGAGTACACCTCCAACATCCTCAACACCCCGGACCTGGACCCGGAGGCCTACCGCACCTCCTCGGCCATCGAGTACGCCAACGGGCTGCGCGACCACCTGCTGATCGCCCACGGCATGGTCGACGACAACGTGTTCTTCAAGGACTCGGTGGACATGACCCAGAAGCTGATCGAGCTGCACAAGGACAACTGGGAGATCGCGCCCTACCCGCTGGAGAAGCACGGTTTCACCCGCGCCGATTCCTGGCTGGACGAGTACAAGCGCATCCTCAAGCTGTTCGAGCGCGAGCTGCGCTGA
- a CDS encoding pteridine-dependent deoxygenase yields the protein MSRPHLQFPHHTQGHPQLQVDYIAETDPSPLLGEDRVLAVFGFGETAPYHDDPRYLRVPLQPHGPRMLEVWRTDAPVHSGRDGDIAWASDGRLQFGVIEIDERQVDLDIEEAAALAYAQITAFVSGSATPRLLRIWNYLDAITLGSGDRERYRRFCVGRARGLGDFDATQLPAATAVGRCDDARVMQIYWLAAAQAGTPLENPRQVSAYRYPRQYGPQPPSFARAMLPPAGSDMPLLLSGTASVVGHASMHQGQLLAQLEETFANFDALLAAARSHAPDLPPQFGDGTRLKVYVREAADLPLVANALDARFGDRVPRLLLHAVICRDELAVEIDGVHG from the coding sequence ATGAGCCGCCCGCACCTGCAGTTTCCGCACCACACGCAGGGCCATCCGCAGTTGCAGGTGGACTACATCGCCGAGACCGACCCGAGCCCGTTGCTGGGCGAGGACCGGGTGCTGGCGGTGTTCGGCTTCGGCGAGACCGCGCCCTACCACGACGACCCGCGCTACCTGCGCGTGCCGTTGCAGCCGCACGGTCCGCGCATGCTCGAGGTATGGCGTACCGACGCCCCGGTGCACAGCGGCCGCGACGGCGACATCGCCTGGGCCAGCGACGGCCGCCTGCAGTTCGGCGTCATCGAGATCGACGAACGCCAGGTCGACCTGGACATCGAGGAAGCCGCCGCGCTCGCCTACGCGCAGATCACCGCCTTCGTGTCCGGCAGCGCCACCCCGCGCCTGCTGCGCATCTGGAACTACCTCGACGCGATCACCCTGGGCAGCGGCGACCGCGAACGCTACCGGCGCTTCTGCGTCGGCCGCGCGCGCGGACTGGGCGATTTCGACGCCACCCAGCTGCCCGCGGCGACCGCGGTCGGCCGCTGCGACGACGCGCGGGTGATGCAGATCTACTGGCTGGCCGCCGCGCAGGCCGGCACCCCGCTGGAGAACCCGCGCCAGGTCAGCGCCTACCGCTACCCGCGCCAGTACGGCCCGCAGCCGCCCAGTTTCGCCCGCGCGATGCTGCCGCCGGCCGGCAGCGACATGCCGCTGCTGCTGTCGGGCACCGCCAGCGTGGTCGGCCACGCCTCCATGCACCAGGGCCAGTTGCTGGCGCAGCTGGAAGAGACCTTCGCCAACTTCGACGCCCTGCTGGCAGCCGCCCGCAGCCACGCCCCGGACCTGCCGCCGCAGTTCGGCGACGGCACCCGCCTGAAGGTCTACGTGCGCGAAGCCGCCGACCTGCCGCTGGTCGCCAATGCCCTCGACGCCCGCTTCGGCGACCGCGTGCCGCGCCTGCTGCTGCACGCGGTGATCTGCCGCGACGAACTGGCGGTGGAGATCGACGGGGTGCACGGCTGA
- a CDS encoding DUF2164 domain-containing protein, translating into MSTPARTAVLGREDKRAIAEQLQAYLRTELQQQVGAFEAEFLLDFVAERIGAHYYNRGLHDARALLATQLDTLDDALYQLEQATGPRR; encoded by the coding sequence ATGAGCACGCCAGCGCGCACTGCCGTTTTGGGCCGCGAGGACAAACGCGCCATCGCCGAACAACTGCAGGCCTACCTGCGCACCGAGCTGCAGCAGCAGGTCGGCGCGTTCGAGGCCGAATTCCTGCTCGACTTCGTCGCCGAGCGCATCGGCGCGCATTACTACAACCGCGGCCTGCACGATGCCCGCGCGCTGCTGGCCACGCAGCTGGATACCCTGGACGACGCGCTCTACCAGCTTGAACAGGCGACCGGGCCGCGCCGCTAG
- a CDS encoding cytochrome ubiquinol oxidase subunit I: MDALLLSRIQFGFVISFHVLFPAFTIGLSSWLAFLEWRWLRTRDTVWRDLYFFWLKIFAVSFGMGVVSGIVMSFQFGTNWAVLSERAGNILGPLLSYEVLTAFFLEASFLGVMLFGWHKVPEKLHFLATCLVAIGTLISTFWILSANSWLQTPAGYAVVEGVFQPANWREVIFNPSFPYRLTHMVLAAFITTCFVIGGVSGWYLRRGEHLDAAGRMLKLAVAFASIALPLQIAAGDAHGLNTLEHQPIKVAAMEGHWHGEAPGQGVPLVVFAVPNEAAERNDYEVAIPRLGSLILTHTLNGEIAPLTSVPADERPPVKPVFYAFRVMVGLGMAMLLLALVSLFFWWRGTLLRRRALHLAWNAMLPAGFVALVAGWFVTEIGRQPYVIYGLLHTRDAVSPVSPAMVWISLSVYVLAYALVFGFGSWYILRMLRHGPLPHEPAPRMQEGDKTPARPLSAADDDIEETR, encoded by the coding sequence ATGGACGCCCTGCTGCTGTCGCGCATCCAGTTCGGATTCGTCATCAGTTTCCACGTGCTGTTCCCGGCCTTCACCATCGGCCTGTCGAGCTGGCTGGCGTTCCTGGAATGGCGCTGGCTGCGCACCCGCGACACGGTGTGGCGCGATCTGTACTTCTTCTGGCTGAAGATCTTCGCCGTGTCCTTCGGCATGGGCGTGGTCAGCGGCATCGTGATGAGCTTCCAGTTCGGCACCAACTGGGCGGTGCTCAGCGAACGTGCCGGCAACATCCTCGGCCCGCTGCTCAGCTACGAGGTGCTGACCGCGTTCTTCCTGGAAGCCTCGTTCCTGGGGGTGATGCTGTTCGGCTGGCACAAGGTGCCGGAGAAGCTGCACTTCCTGGCCACCTGCCTGGTCGCGATCGGCACGCTGATCTCTACCTTCTGGATCCTGTCGGCCAACAGCTGGCTGCAGACCCCGGCCGGTTACGCCGTGGTCGAGGGCGTGTTCCAGCCGGCCAACTGGCGCGAGGTGATCTTCAACCCGTCGTTCCCGTACCGGCTCACGCACATGGTGCTGGCCGCGTTCATCACCACCTGCTTCGTGATCGGCGGCGTCAGCGGCTGGTACCTGCGCCGCGGCGAGCATCTGGACGCGGCCGGGCGCATGCTCAAGCTGGCGGTGGCGTTTGCCTCGATCGCGCTGCCGCTGCAGATCGCCGCCGGCGATGCGCATGGCCTGAACACGCTCGAGCACCAGCCGATCAAGGTGGCGGCGATGGAAGGGCACTGGCACGGCGAGGCGCCGGGGCAGGGCGTGCCGCTGGTGGTGTTCGCGGTGCCCAACGAGGCGGCGGAGCGCAACGACTACGAAGTCGCCATTCCGCGCCTGGGCAGCCTGATCCTCACCCATACCTTGAATGGCGAGATCGCACCGCTGACCTCCGTGCCGGCCGACGAGCGGCCGCCGGTGAAGCCGGTGTTCTACGCGTTCCGGGTGATGGTCGGGCTGGGCATGGCGATGCTGCTGCTGGCGCTGGTATCGCTGTTCTTCTGGTGGCGCGGCACCCTGCTGCGGCGGCGCGCGCTGCACCTGGCGTGGAATGCGATGTTGCCGGCCGGGTTCGTGGCGCTGGTCGCCGGCTGGTTCGTCACCGAGATCGGGCGCCAGCCGTACGTGATCTACGGCCTGTTGCATACCCGCGACGCGGTCAGCCCGGTCAGCCCGGCGATGGTGTGGATCTCGCTGAGCGTGTACGTGCTCGCCTACGCGCTGGTGTTCGGGTTCGGCAGTTGGTACATCCTGCGCATGCTGCGCCACGGGCCGCTGCCGCACGAGCCGGCGCCGCGCATGCAGGAGGGCGACAAGACCCCGGCGCGGCCGCTGTCGGCGGCCGACGACGACATCGAGGAGACCCGCTGA
- the hemF gene encoding oxygen-dependent coproporphyrinogen oxidase, which yields MHTFDRVRDYLTDLQDRICAAVEAADGQARFAEDLWQRAEGGGGRTRILRDGALFEQAGIGFSDVAGTRLPPSASANRPELAGASWRAVGVSLVFHPLSPYIPTTHANVRYFEAQRDGATVAWWFGGGFDLTPYYPFDEDARHWHQTAHDLCAPFGEDRYPAHKRWCDEYFFLKHRNETRGVGGLFFDDLHADFERDFAYQRAVGDGFLDAYLPIVERRRGLPWGEREREFQLYRRGRYVEFNLVYDRGTLFGLQSGGRSESILMSLPPRVRWEYGFQPEPGSAEARLAEYLVPRDWLA from the coding sequence ATGCATACCTTCGACCGTGTCCGCGACTATCTCACTGACCTGCAAGACCGCATCTGCGCGGCGGTCGAGGCCGCCGACGGCCAGGCCCGTTTCGCCGAAGACCTGTGGCAGCGCGCGGAGGGCGGCGGCGGCCGCACCCGCATCCTGCGCGATGGCGCGCTGTTCGAGCAGGCCGGCATCGGCTTCTCCGACGTCGCCGGCACCCGCCTGCCGCCCTCGGCCAGCGCCAACCGCCCGGAACTGGCCGGCGCCTCCTGGCGCGCGGTCGGGGTGTCGCTGGTGTTCCACCCGCTCAGCCCGTACATCCCCACCACCCACGCCAACGTGCGCTACTTCGAAGCGCAGCGCGACGGCGCCACCGTGGCCTGGTGGTTCGGCGGCGGCTTCGACCTGACCCCGTACTACCCGTTCGACGAGGACGCCCGCCACTGGCACCAGACCGCGCACGACCTGTGTGCGCCCTTCGGCGAAGACCGCTATCCGGCGCACAAGCGCTGGTGCGACGAGTACTTCTTCCTCAAGCACCGCAACGAGACCCGCGGCGTCGGCGGCCTGTTCTTCGACGACCTGCATGCCGATTTCGAGCGCGACTTCGCCTACCAGCGCGCGGTCGGCGACGGCTTCCTCGACGCCTACCTGCCGATCGTCGAACGCCGCCGCGGCCTGCCCTGGGGCGAGCGCGAGCGCGAGTTCCAGCTGTACCGGCGCGGCCGCTACGTCGAATTCAACCTGGTCTACGACCGCGGGACCCTGTTCGGCCTGCAGAGCGGCGGCCGCAGCGAGAGCATCCTGATGAGCCTGCCGCCGCGGGTGCGCTGGGAATACGGCTTCCAGCCCGAACCGGGCAGCGCGGAGGCGCGCCTGGCCGAGTACCTGGTGCCGCGCGACTGGCTGGCATGA
- the cydB gene encoding cytochrome d ubiquinol oxidase subunit II — translation MDMATVLPVIWFGVIGFGVLMYVLLDGFVLGLGILAPFAEDEDQLDLMMNTAAPIWDGNETWLVLGGAGLLAAFPKAYAIVLSALYLPVLMMLVALVFRGVAFEFRFKARSSKYLWGWAFALGSLCAAFWQGVILGALVEGMPLQDGKYLGGVLAWFSPFSMLTGAAVVFGYALLGGSWLILKTEGAMQHIARTLTRPLVLVVVVFMGLVSAWLPFLDSRIMARWFHDGNFWWLSPVPLLVLVNAVALWRAAMAQGRDARPFVLTLCFFVLGFFGLVLGIWPNIVPPGLTIWEAASPPSSQGFVLVGLAVLLPVILGYTAWSYRVFRGKITADTGYHH, via the coding sequence ATGGACATGGCGACCGTATTGCCGGTGATCTGGTTCGGCGTGATCGGTTTCGGCGTGCTGATGTACGTGCTGCTGGACGGCTTCGTGCTCGGCCTGGGCATCCTGGCGCCGTTCGCCGAGGACGAGGACCAGCTCGACCTGATGATGAACACCGCCGCGCCGATCTGGGACGGCAACGAGACCTGGCTGGTGCTGGGTGGCGCCGGCCTGCTGGCGGCGTTCCCGAAGGCCTATGCGATCGTGCTGTCGGCGCTGTACCTGCCGGTGCTGATGATGCTGGTCGCGTTGGTGTTCCGCGGCGTGGCCTTCGAGTTCCGCTTCAAGGCGCGCAGTTCCAAGTACTTGTGGGGCTGGGCGTTCGCGCTGGGCTCGCTGTGCGCGGCGTTCTGGCAAGGGGTGATCCTGGGCGCGCTGGTGGAAGGCATGCCGTTGCAGGACGGCAAGTACCTGGGCGGGGTACTTGCCTGGTTCAGCCCGTTCTCGATGCTCACCGGCGCGGCGGTGGTGTTCGGCTATGCGCTGCTCGGCGGCAGCTGGCTGATCCTCAAGACCGAAGGCGCGATGCAGCACATCGCCCGTACCCTGACCCGGCCGCTGGTGCTGGTGGTGGTGGTGTTCATGGGCCTGGTCAGCGCCTGGCTGCCGTTCCTAGACTCGCGGATCATGGCGCGCTGGTTCCACGACGGGAATTTCTGGTGGCTGTCGCCGGTGCCGCTGCTGGTGCTGGTCAACGCGGTGGCGCTGTGGCGCGCGGCGATGGCGCAGGGCCGCGATGCGCGCCCGTTCGTGCTGACTCTGTGCTTCTTCGTGCTCGGCTTCTTCGGCCTGGTATTGGGTATCTGGCCGAACATCGTGCCGCCCGGGCTGACCATCTGGGAAGCGGCCTCGCCGCCGTCCTCGCAGGGTTTCGTGCTGGTCGGGCTGGCGGTGCTGCTGCCGGTGATCCTGGGCTACACCGCGTGGTCGTACCGGGTGTTCCGCGGCAAGATCACCGCCGACACCGGCTACCACCACTGA
- a CDS encoding AMP-binding protein, with protein sequence MSAVSSEIPAAPLLHPLAVGDAHRPLAFANGEHIDLATFLGHVRGLAAVLPAGRHALNLCEDRYRFMVAFCAVALHGQTSLLPSSRAPAVVAEVQRTHADCYCLGDLALAEPPPRYWQLPDTLPSLDGPMPQLADDALVAIGFTSGSTGAPKPNPKTWGSFLTSTRQDLLALVGLWPDTAVPQVLATVPPQHMYGMELSILLPLVTPLAVHAGRPFFPEDVARALAQLPAPRLLVTTPVHLRALVESGVALPPLAGIVSATAPLAQELAAAAEARFGGQVREMFGSTETCVFASRRTACEVPWTPLPGVRVAPQPDGTLVHAPHLPQPVLLADLMEVDADGRFQVRGRQADLLEIAGKRASLADLTRRLLALPGVVDGAMLQLEPEPGQAVGRIAAVVVAPTLDEAKILAALRRELDPVFLPRRLRLLDALPRNETGKLPRDRMLALLAGERDA encoded by the coding sequence ATGTCCGCCGTTTCCTCCGAGATTCCCGCCGCGCCCCTGTTGCATCCGCTTGCCGTCGGCGACGCGCACCGTCCGCTGGCCTTCGCCAACGGCGAGCACATCGATCTGGCCACCTTTCTTGGCCACGTGCGCGGCCTGGCCGCAGTGCTGCCGGCCGGCCGGCATGCGCTGAACCTGTGCGAGGACCGCTACCGTTTCATGGTTGCGTTCTGCGCGGTGGCGCTGCACGGGCAGACCTCGCTGCTGCCGTCCTCGCGCGCGCCGGCGGTGGTGGCCGAGGTGCAGCGCACCCATGCCGACTGCTATTGCCTGGGCGACCTGGCGCTGGCCGAGCCGCCGCCGCGCTACTGGCAGTTGCCGGACACGCTGCCGTCGCTGGACGGGCCGATGCCGCAGCTGGCCGACGATGCGCTGGTCGCGATCGGCTTCACCTCCGGCAGCACCGGCGCGCCCAAGCCCAATCCCAAGACCTGGGGCAGCTTCCTCACCAGCACCCGCCAGGACCTGCTGGCGCTGGTCGGGCTGTGGCCGGACACGGCGGTGCCGCAGGTGCTGGCGACGGTGCCGCCGCAGCACATGTACGGCATGGAGCTGTCGATCCTGCTGCCGCTGGTGACGCCGCTGGCGGTGCACGCCGGGCGCCCGTTCTTTCCCGAGGACGTGGCACGCGCGCTGGCGCAGTTGCCGGCGCCGCGGCTGCTGGTGACCACGCCGGTGCATCTGCGCGCGCTGGTCGAATCCGGCGTCGCCCTGCCGCCGCTGGCCGGCATCGTCTCGGCCACCGCGCCGCTGGCGCAGGAGCTGGCCGCCGCCGCCGAGGCGCGCTTCGGCGGGCAGGTGCGCGAGATGTTCGGCTCCACCGAGACCTGCGTGTTCGCCAGCCGCCGCACCGCCTGCGAAGTGCCGTGGACGCCGTTGCCCGGCGTGCGCGTGGCGCCGCAGCCAGACGGCACCCTGGTGCACGCGCCGCATCTGCCGCAGCCGGTGCTGCTGGCCGACCTGATGGAAGTGGACGCCGACGGCCGGTTCCAGGTGCGCGGCCGTCAGGCCGACCTGCTGGAGATCGCCGGCAAGCGTGCCTCGCTGGCCGACCTCACCCGGCGCCTGCTGGCCCTGCCGGGCGTGGTCGACGGCGCGATGCTGCAGCTGGAGCCGGAACCCGGCCAGGCGGTCGGCCGCATCGCCGCGGTGGTGGTCGCGCCGACCCTGGACGAAGCCAAGATCCTGGCCGCGCTGCGCCGCGAACTGGACCCGGTGTTCCTGCCGCGCCGGCTGCGCCTGCTCGACGCCCTGCCGCGCAACGAGACCGGCAAGCTGCCGCGCGATCGGATGCTGGCGCTGTTGGCTGGAGAGCGCGACGCCTGA
- a CDS encoding DUF421 domain-containing protein, with amino-acid sequence MPDLFHLSMPWWEFVFRAVVVYVAVLVMVRVSGKRAMGQLTPFDMLLIVLLGNAVQNALLGEDTSLGGGLLLAATLIALNFTVGLVTSRSARVERLIEGEPVVLARDGHVFRQVLRRELVSHADFEAAMRQQGCQGIDDLRLALLETNGHITILSNKGS; translated from the coding sequence ATGCCCGATCTTTTCCATCTGTCGATGCCATGGTGGGAATTCGTCTTCCGCGCGGTGGTGGTGTACGTGGCGGTGCTGGTGATGGTGCGGGTGTCGGGCAAGCGCGCCATGGGCCAGCTGACGCCGTTCGACATGCTGTTGATCGTGCTGCTAGGCAATGCGGTGCAGAACGCCCTGCTCGGCGAGGACACCTCGCTCGGCGGCGGTCTGTTGCTGGCGGCGACGCTGATCGCGCTGAACTTCACGGTCGGCCTGGTCACCTCGCGCAGCGCCCGCGTGGAGCGCTTGATCGAGGGCGAACCGGTGGTGCTGGCCCGCGACGGCCACGTGTTCCGCCAGGTGCTGCGCCGCGAACTGGTCAGCCATGCCGATTTCGAGGCGGCGATGCGCCAGCAGGGGTGCCAGGGCATCGACGACCTGCGCCTGGCGTTGCTGGAGACCAATGGCCACATCACCATTCTCAGCAACAAGGGCAGTTGA